One genomic region from Antedon mediterranea chromosome 3, ecAntMedi1.1, whole genome shotgun sequence encodes:
- the LOC140045541 gene encoding AH receptor-interacting protein-like produces the protein MEGLRELSEIGVTKRVLAAGSADLQDYPYATKLYFHYKTQLCNDENTVIDDSRKTKPMEIIIGKQFKLTVWEQCLKTMRPQEVAEFTVPPEQVSAYPTVAQKLREFATGTKSTAENKHHCCGGMAQMKAPDMGHSDLNELVRNPQPLKFTFDLLNIKFPGQYEKETWAMTDDEKLNALPRLKEDGNRLYQDKQFAEAEAKYAEALGCLENLLIHEQPGTEAWFKLDKLRIPFLLNYSQCKLISEDYPVVIEHTSSVLDKDRNNVKALFRRGKAHSACWNFTEAEKDFERAVELDPSLTTAVKKELKKMEMKQKQKDTEDREKLKNLFNK, from the exons CTATATTTTCACTATAAAACACAACTATGCAATGATGAGAATACGGTTATTGATGACAGCCGCAAGACAAAACCAATGGAGATTATCATCGGAAAACAATTCAAGCTTACAGTTTGGGAACAATGTTTGAAGACAATGCGCCCTCAAGAGGTTGCAGAATTTACAGTTCCCCCCGAG cAAGTGTCTGCATATCCTACTGTAGCGCAGAAGCTCAGAGAATTTGCAACCGGTACCAAGTCTACCGCAGAGAACAAACACCATTGTTGCGGAGGCATGGCTCAAATGAAAGCACCAGATATGGGTCACAGTGACCTAAATGAACTTGTACGTAACCCACAACCCCTTAAGTTCACCTTTGACCTTTTGAACATCAAATTTCCTGGTCAGTATGAAAAAGAAACATGGGCAATGACTGACGACGAAAAACTAAATGCTTTGCCTCGTCTCAAAGAGGACGGTAACCGACTGTATCAAGACAAACAGTTTGCAGAAGCAGAAGCAAAATACGCAGAAGCTCTCGGATGTTTGGAGAATTTATTGATCCATGAACAGCCTGGCACAGAGGCTTGGTTCAAATTGGATAAGTTAAGGATTCCATTTTTACTGAACTATTCACAATGTAAGCTGATTAGTGAAGATTATCCGGTAGTTATTGAACATACTTCTTCAGTCCTTGATAAAGATCGTA ATAATGTAAAAGCATTATTTAGAAGAGGCAAGGCTCATTCTGCTTGTTGGAATTTTACGGAGGCTGAGAAAGATTTTGAACGTGCAGTGGAACTAGATCCCAGCCTGACAACAGCTGTTAAAAAAGAACTGAAAAAAATGGAGATGAAACAAAAGCAAAAAGACACAGAGGATAGGGAAAAACTGAAGAACCTTTTTAACAAGTGA